One genomic window of Hymenobacter sp. J193 includes the following:
- a CDS encoding NAD(P)/FAD-dependent oxidoreductase — MKMTLSNGRIAIIGAGPSGLAACKSALEAGLEPVLFEQSAHLGGQWNQGAPHSGVWEAMHTNTSAINTRFSDFPHTPGLPLFPSNQDILAYLESYVGHFNLLPHLRRHTRINKVARGPKGQFIVWSVDGQGEQRAELFQYVVVASGRYNKPRYAQLPGLTEFEGLVLHSFHYRRSADFAGQRVLVVGNSISGLEIASELAQHPGVTVLSSCRKPRYILRKTLNGRPTDCVAFTRAAEGLKQLILRTCGNPADFGAPRPQEDVRADGISMNDQYLDLVQQGRIQPCGAVAHFTATGVVFQDGSQAAVDAVILATGFDLNLPFLSDDIRETIQAGPDHIDLHQHTFHPCLPNLAFIGLFPQAGPYFPVVELQARWIAACWSGARALPSHEQMEAGLAEFRAFRQVRYETSLHEMAMQLAANVGVAPSLERYSELAQELLFGPLTPAQFRLQGPHAQPSALADYRECLRQIGCAELAILTEEQIAHLQMLAEALPHEKALQVLARELQAEPV, encoded by the coding sequence ATGAAAATGACCTTATCAAACGGCAGAATTGCCATCATCGGAGCCGGGCCGTCGGGTCTGGCAGCCTGCAAATCGGCGCTGGAGGCTGGCCTGGAGCCGGTACTCTTCGAGCAGAGCGCCCACCTGGGCGGACAGTGGAACCAGGGTGCCCCGCACAGCGGCGTGTGGGAGGCCATGCACACCAACACCAGTGCCATCAACACCCGGTTTTCCGACTTCCCACACACGCCCGGCCTCCCGCTCTTTCCCTCCAACCAGGACATCCTGGCGTACTTGGAAAGCTACGTGGGACACTTCAACCTGCTCCCGCACCTGCGCCGGCATACGCGCATCAACAAGGTGGCCCGCGGCCCCAAAGGCCAGTTTATAGTATGGTCGGTGGATGGGCAGGGCGAGCAGCGGGCCGAGCTTTTTCAGTACGTGGTGGTGGCCTCAGGGCGCTACAACAAGCCCCGCTACGCCCAGTTGCCGGGGCTGACAGAGTTTGAAGGTTTGGTACTTCACTCCTTCCACTACCGCCGCAGCGCCGACTTTGCGGGCCAGCGCGTGCTTGTCGTTGGCAACAGCATCAGCGGGCTGGAAATTGCCAGTGAACTGGCCCAACACCCCGGGGTGACGGTGCTTTCCTCCTGCCGCAAGCCGCGCTACATCCTCCGAAAAACCCTGAACGGCCGCCCTACCGACTGCGTGGCCTTTACGCGGGCCGCCGAAGGCCTGAAGCAGTTGATCCTGCGCACCTGCGGCAACCCCGCCGACTTTGGAGCGCCTCGTCCGCAGGAGGATGTGCGGGCCGACGGCATTTCCATGAACGACCAGTATCTGGACTTGGTGCAGCAGGGCCGGATTCAGCCGTGCGGAGCCGTGGCGCATTTTACCGCCACGGGCGTGGTGTTTCAGGATGGCAGCCAAGCCGCGGTAGATGCCGTAATTCTGGCTACGGGTTTCGACCTCAACCTGCCTTTCCTGAGCGACGATATCCGGGAAACCATCCAGGCCGGCCCCGACCATATCGACCTGCACCAGCACACCTTCCACCCTTGCCTGCCCAATCTGGCGTTCATCGGCTTGTTTCCGCAGGCGGGGCCGTATTTCCCGGTGGTAGAGCTACAGGCCCGCTGGATTGCGGCCTGCTGGAGCGGCGCCCGTGCGCTGCCCTCGCACGAGCAGATGGAAGCCGGCCTGGCTGAGTTCCGGGCCTTCCGGCAGGTGCGCTACGAAACCAGCCTGCACGAAATGGCAATGCAGCTGGCCGCCAACGTTGGCGTGGCTCCGTCGCTGGAACGCTACTCTGAGTTGGCCCAGGAGCTGCTCTTCGGCCCGCTTACGCCCGCGCAGTTCCGCCTCCAGGGCCCCCACGCCCAGCCAAGCGCCCTCGCCGACTATCGGGAATGCCTGCGCCAGATTGGCTGCGCCGAGCTAGCCATACTCACCGAGGAGCAGATAGCCCATTTGCAAATGCTGGCCGAGGCCCTGCCCCACGAAAAAGCGCTGCAGGTTTTAGCCCGGGAGTTACAGGCGGAGCCAGTATAG
- a CDS encoding cold-shock protein: protein MATGTVKFFNETKGFGFINDSSTGQDVFVHVTGLIDEIRDNDKVEFEVEEGRKGLSAVKVRRA from the coding sequence ATGGCAACAGGAACCGTAAAATTCTTCAATGAGACCAAAGGTTTTGGTTTCATCAATGACTCATCTACCGGCCAGGACGTATTCGTCCACGTAACCGGTCTGATCGACGAAATCCGCGACAACGACAAAGTTGAGTTCGAAGTGGAAGAAGGCCGTAAAGGCCTGAGCGCAGTAAAAGTGCGTCGCGCTTAA
- a CDS encoding bifunctional transaldolase/phosoglucose isomerase gives MNPLASVRQFNQSIWLDYIRRNILVNGELQRLLTEDGLRGVTSNPAIFEKAIGGSADYDASIQALALQGLSAEQIYEQLATEDVQHACDLLRPLYDQPDSQGDGYVSLEVSPALIHDTEGTVQEGLRFWQAVNRPNVMIKVPATLEGLPAIRQLIAQGVNVNVTLIFGLERYKAVAEAFLLGLENRAAAGQPLSRIDSVASFFLSRIDVLLDPQLEQLAAQGGEKGALAQSLVGEVALASAKQAYQLYKQIFSGPRWQALQAQGAAVQRLLWASTGNKNPKYDNLKYVEHLIGPETVNTIPVETLDLYRTGGRPQSRLEEGTEQAAQVLARLSELGIDLNQVSQQLEDEGGQKFNEPFAKLLTVLEQKRQQALQAPLVSAELHLGQYQAAVDAKVAELNAQNFTAGFWNKQADLWVEDATAQQSVRSFMGWLRVAETMVGAVPEIEQFVHEVKAAGFKHVVVMGMGGSSMTPIVFKQAFAGQANGLPLSVLDTTNPGSVREIEDAVPLAETLFVVASKSGTTAEPLAFGDYFYNRLREIKGERAGENFVAITDPGSKFVTQATQDGYRRIFLNFAEVGGRFSALSYFGLVPVALYGLPIGDILARAVRMMRACGAYGPVSHNPGLELGAALGVLAQHGRDKLTLVVPDSLSDLGLWLEQLIAESTGKEGKGVLPLAGEPLTSISSYGSDRVFVYVGYQGQSDAVNEQHLAALEAAGHPVVRILMEDARDLGSEFFRWEVATAVASAVLRINPFDQPNVQAAKTATDQLMKVVVEKGALPQTSEPVVRAQDAAYYTNVPGRNAEEVLQSFFGQTKPGDFLCIQAYLMETPALNEELQQVRALVQEQLHIATASGYGPRFLHSTGQYHKGGPDTGLYLQLTTDHAQDLPLPGRPYTFGTFQNAQAAGDLQALQDYNRRTLRIHFNGNPTQGVADLLAQLRTVLAK, from the coding sequence ATGAACCCATTAGCCAGCGTCCGTCAGTTCAACCAAAGCATCTGGCTGGATTATATCCGCCGCAACATCCTTGTGAACGGGGAGCTGCAGCGCCTGCTCACAGAAGACGGCCTGCGCGGGGTGACCTCCAACCCGGCCATCTTCGAGAAGGCCATCGGCGGTAGTGCTGACTACGACGCCAGCATCCAGGCCCTGGCTTTGCAAGGCCTTTCGGCCGAGCAGATCTACGAGCAGTTGGCCACGGAGGACGTGCAGCACGCCTGCGACCTGCTGCGCCCGCTCTATGACCAGCCTGACAGCCAGGGCGACGGCTACGTAAGCCTGGAAGTGTCCCCGGCCCTGATCCACGACACGGAAGGTACCGTGCAGGAAGGCCTGCGCTTCTGGCAAGCTGTGAACCGGCCCAACGTGATGATCAAGGTGCCCGCTACCCTCGAAGGCCTGCCCGCCATCCGCCAGCTCATCGCCCAGGGCGTGAACGTGAACGTGACCCTGATCTTCGGCCTGGAACGGTATAAAGCCGTGGCCGAAGCCTTCCTGCTGGGCCTGGAAAACCGCGCCGCGGCGGGCCAGCCGCTCTCGCGCATCGACTCGGTGGCCAGCTTCTTTCTCTCCCGCATCGACGTGCTGCTGGACCCGCAGCTCGAGCAGTTGGCTGCCCAGGGCGGGGAAAAGGGCGCACTGGCCCAGTCCTTGGTGGGCGAAGTGGCCCTGGCCAGCGCCAAGCAGGCATATCAGCTCTACAAGCAGATTTTCAGCGGGCCGCGCTGGCAGGCTTTGCAGGCGCAGGGCGCGGCCGTGCAGCGGCTCTTGTGGGCCAGTACGGGCAACAAGAACCCCAAATACGACAACCTCAAGTACGTCGAGCACCTGATCGGCCCCGAGACGGTGAATACCATTCCCGTCGAGACGCTGGACCTATACCGCACGGGCGGACGGCCACAGAGCCGCCTGGAAGAAGGCACCGAGCAGGCCGCCCAGGTACTGGCGCGCTTGTCCGAGCTGGGCATCGACCTGAATCAGGTAAGCCAGCAGCTCGAAGATGAAGGCGGTCAGAAGTTCAATGAGCCTTTTGCCAAACTCCTGACGGTACTGGAACAGAAACGCCAGCAAGCCCTGCAAGCTCCGCTTGTATCCGCCGAACTGCACCTGGGCCAGTACCAGGCCGCCGTGGATGCCAAGGTAGCGGAGCTCAACGCTCAAAACTTCACCGCAGGCTTCTGGAACAAGCAGGCCGATTTGTGGGTGGAGGATGCTACCGCCCAGCAGAGCGTACGCTCCTTCATGGGCTGGCTGCGCGTGGCTGAAACCATGGTGGGTGCGGTGCCCGAAATCGAGCAGTTCGTGCACGAGGTGAAAGCCGCCGGCTTCAAGCACGTGGTGGTGATGGGTATGGGCGGCAGCAGCATGACGCCCATTGTATTCAAGCAGGCCTTTGCCGGGCAAGCCAATGGGTTGCCGCTGTCGGTGCTGGACACTACCAACCCCGGCTCGGTGCGCGAGATTGAAGATGCCGTGCCCCTGGCCGAAACCCTGTTCGTGGTAGCCAGCAAATCGGGCACCACGGCCGAGCCCCTGGCCTTCGGTGACTATTTCTACAATCGTCTCCGGGAAATCAAGGGTGAGCGGGCCGGCGAAAACTTCGTGGCCATTACCGACCCGGGCTCCAAGTTCGTGACGCAGGCTACCCAAGATGGCTACCGCCGCATCTTCCTGAACTTTGCCGAAGTAGGCGGCCGCTTCTCGGCCCTCTCCTACTTCGGGCTGGTACCGGTCGCGCTCTACGGCCTGCCCATCGGCGACATTCTGGCCCGGGCCGTGCGCATGATGCGCGCCTGCGGTGCCTATGGCCCCGTAAGCCACAATCCCGGCCTGGAGTTGGGCGCGGCCCTGGGCGTACTGGCCCAACATGGCCGCGACAAGCTCACGCTGGTAGTGCCCGATTCGCTGAGCGACCTGGGCCTCTGGCTGGAGCAGCTCATTGCCGAAAGCACCGGCAAGGAAGGCAAAGGCGTGTTGCCCCTGGCCGGCGAGCCACTGACTTCAATTAGCTCCTACGGCTCGGACCGTGTATTCGTGTACGTGGGCTACCAAGGCCAGTCCGATGCCGTGAATGAGCAGCACCTGGCCGCGCTGGAAGCCGCCGGCCACCCCGTAGTGCGCATTCTGATGGAAGATGCCCGCGACCTGGGCTCGGAGTTTTTCCGCTGGGAAGTAGCCACGGCCGTGGCCAGCGCCGTGCTGCGCATCAACCCCTTCGACCAGCCTAACGTGCAGGCCGCCAAAACCGCCACCGACCAGCTGATGAAGGTAGTGGTAGAAAAAGGTGCCCTGCCCCAGACCTCAGAGCCGGTAGTACGTGCGCAGGACGCCGCTTACTATACTAACGTGCCCGGCCGCAACGCAGAGGAAGTGCTCCAAAGCTTCTTCGGGCAAACCAAGCCTGGCGACTTCCTGTGCATTCAGGCTTACCTGATGGAAACGCCGGCGCTGAACGAAGAGCTGCAGCAGGTGCGCGCCCTGGTGCAGGAACAGCTGCACATTGCCACCGCTTCGGGCTACGGTCCCCGCTTTCTGCACTCCACCGGCCAGTACCACAAAGGCGGCCCCGACACCGGCCTCTACCTGCAGCTAACCACCGACCACGCCCAGGACCTGCCCCTGCCCGGCCGCCCCTACACCTTCGGCACCTTCCAGAATGCCCAGGCCGCCGGCGACCTGCAGGCCCTCCAGGATTACAACCGCCGCACCCTGCGCATCCACTTCAACGGCAACCCTACCCAGGGTGTGGCCGATTTGCTGGCGCAGCTGCGCACCGTGCTGGCGAAGTAG
- a CDS encoding phosphatase PAP2 family protein, with the protein MKLLSSLLLTVSLWLSAGAAAQAQQADSPYRTRFVVDAPITVGLGAVSGLGLYLVQQKNGLTPAQLAALDKNDVPKFDRFAAGNYSDQAQLKSDVLCYGSLVVAPGLLALNDKARGRYGQVAALYLQTMLATDAVFTMSVGTVTRYRPFLYGSEGAENKRGSRIATNSFFAGHTAHTATATFFAAKVFHDFNPESPAEPFVWGAAALVPAAVAYYRIEAGKHFLSDNLVGYALGATMGIVVPQLHKTGGRTGISLVPVQGLNANGHAYGGLLLTKAL; encoded by the coding sequence ATGAAACTACTTTCCTCGCTTTTACTGACCGTTTCTCTGTGGCTGTCGGCAGGGGCCGCCGCCCAGGCCCAACAGGCCGATTCCCCGTACCGCACGCGCTTCGTGGTGGATGCCCCCATCACCGTGGGGCTGGGGGCAGTTAGCGGGCTGGGGCTTTACCTGGTGCAGCAGAAAAATGGCCTGACTCCCGCGCAACTGGCCGCCCTCGATAAAAACGATGTTCCCAAGTTCGACCGGTTTGCGGCCGGCAACTATAGCGACCAGGCCCAACTGAAAAGTGACGTACTCTGCTACGGCTCTCTGGTGGTAGCGCCGGGCTTGCTGGCTTTGAACGATAAGGCCCGCGGCCGCTACGGACAGGTGGCTGCTCTGTATCTGCAAACCATGCTGGCCACCGATGCCGTTTTCACCATGTCGGTAGGCACTGTGACGCGCTACCGGCCCTTCCTCTACGGCTCCGAGGGCGCGGAAAATAAGCGTGGCAGCCGCATTGCCACCAACTCGTTTTTCGCGGGCCACACCGCCCACACGGCCACGGCCACGTTCTTCGCCGCCAAGGTTTTCCACGACTTCAACCCCGAATCCCCGGCCGAGCCATTTGTGTGGGGCGCGGCGGCGCTGGTGCCGGCAGCCGTAGCCTACTACCGCATCGAGGCCGGCAAGCACTTCCTGTCCGATAACCTCGTGGGTTACGCGCTGGGCGCCACCATGGGCATTGTGGTGCCGCAGCTGCACAAAACCGGCGGCCGCACGGGCATTTCACTGGTGCCGGTTCAGGGTCTGAACGCGAATGGGCATGCCTACGGCGGGCTGCTGCTTACCAAGGCCCTGTAA
- the ctlX gene encoding citrulline utilization hydrolase CtlX: MVRPARFGFNTETAESNYFQSAIKEASWEEIQRRARAEFDNMVAMLRDHGVQVLVFEDTPAPHTPDSIFPNNWLTLHPDGRVLLYPMCAPNRRLERRSDILAALQEQFVVTEVIDLSGFERQNRFLEGTGSIIFDHLYRVAYACLSPRTDVALFRQVAGQLGYRAVAFHSHDARGQEIYHTNVMMCVGARFAVVCLESIRDAAEQAALTDSLTATGHEIIDISLAQVSSFAGNMLTLQPASGRELLVMSQRAYDVLMLAQRTNLAQYCDLLPLPIPTIETIGGGSARCMLAEVFLPEK, encoded by the coding sequence ATGGTTCGTCCCGCGCGCTTCGGATTCAACACCGAAACCGCCGAATCCAACTATTTCCAGAGCGCTATAAAGGAGGCTTCGTGGGAGGAAATCCAGCGCCGGGCCCGGGCAGAGTTCGATAATATGGTGGCTATGCTCCGGGACCACGGCGTTCAGGTGCTGGTGTTTGAGGATACGCCCGCGCCGCACACGCCCGATTCCATCTTCCCCAACAACTGGCTGACCCTGCACCCCGACGGCCGGGTACTGCTCTACCCCATGTGTGCGCCCAACCGCCGCTTGGAGCGCCGCTCCGATATTCTGGCCGCGCTTCAGGAGCAGTTTGTAGTAACGGAGGTCATTGATTTATCGGGCTTCGAGAGGCAAAACCGCTTTCTGGAAGGTACTGGCAGCATCATCTTCGACCACCTGTACCGCGTGGCCTACGCCTGCCTGTCGCCCCGCACCGATGTGGCGCTGTTCCGGCAAGTAGCCGGTCAGCTGGGCTACCGCGCCGTGGCCTTTCATTCCCACGATGCGCGGGGCCAGGAAATCTACCATACCAATGTGATGATGTGCGTTGGCGCCCGGTTTGCGGTGGTGTGCCTGGAAAGCATTCGGGATGCCGCCGAACAGGCTGCCCTGACAGATTCACTCACCGCCACCGGGCACGAAATCATCGACATTTCCCTGGCTCAGGTATCGAGCTTCGCCGGCAACATGCTCACCCTGCAGCCCGCCTCCGGCCGCGAGCTGCTGGTTATGTCGCAGAGAGCCTACGACGTCCTTATGCTCGCTCAGCGCACTAACCTGGCGCAGTACTGCGACCTGCTGCCGCTGCCCATTCCCACCATCGAAACTATCGGCGGCGGCAGTGCCCGCTGCATGCTCGCGGAGGTCTTTCTGCCGGAGAAATAG
- a CDS encoding HAD family hydrolase, whose amino-acid sequence MDDTLIPASKTFPTEEQDWLPRLLGIEKVRKGTVGLFKELKSRGHTIYIYTTSYRSTGKILLTFHLYSIPIDRFINQGHHNNKLKEHRNRASKYPPAFGIDVHVDDLPGVKMEGERHNFRTIIIDPQDSNWTETVLRAMGE is encoded by the coding sequence TTGGACGACACTCTCATTCCAGCGTCAAAGACTTTTCCTACAGAAGAGCAAGACTGGCTGCCAAGACTACTCGGAATCGAGAAAGTAAGAAAAGGAACAGTTGGTCTTTTCAAGGAGCTGAAGTCACGTGGCCATACAATCTATATCTATACAACCTCATATCGGTCAACGGGAAAGATACTGTTGACTTTTCATTTGTATAGCATACCTATCGACAGGTTTATCAATCAGGGGCACCATAACAATAAACTAAAAGAACACAGAAACAGGGCATCCAAATATCCTCCTGCCTTTGGTATAGACGTTCACGTTGATGACTTACCGGGAGTAAAAATGGAGGGTGAGCGTCATAATTTCAGGACAATCATTATCGATCCGCAAGACAGCAACTGGACTGAAACAGTATTAAGAGCCATGGGCGAATGA
- a CDS encoding PAS domain-containing sensor histidine kinase, with amino-acid sequence MSTYYSFLRPLIEGSHAVYFVYHLQEQRVLYVSAGYEDLTGDPASHIAEDLPFWLERLHPDDRHYLRHRLAEAAPGEVVQNVELRLARPDDRTQWLRLSACQLPQPEGHTLLSGRLEDITRAKEMDINSQKFNTKKNATLEILSHDLTTPLVLIQQLTEQLTEEMDGALTPTTQHLLHLMERTSRQGLNLIRDFVDNEFLESANVLLKWERADFVAWMRTTLEEYERATQHLHILVTLEAPAGPLYARLDINKFQQVINNLLSNALKFTPDGGRVEVRVEDLGNSLRVIITDTGIGIPSQLQPVLFDKFTPARRPGLRGEKTTGLGMSVIKTIVELHEGRIWLESTEGKGTTFTLEIPALPA; translated from the coding sequence ATGTCAACCTATTATTCTTTTCTCCGCCCGCTCATCGAAGGTAGCCATGCCGTGTACTTTGTGTATCACCTGCAGGAGCAGCGTGTGCTCTACGTGAGTGCCGGCTATGAGGACCTCACCGGCGACCCGGCCAGCCATATAGCCGAGGACTTGCCCTTCTGGCTGGAGCGCCTGCACCCCGATGACCGGCACTACCTGCGCCACCGGCTTGCCGAGGCCGCGCCCGGCGAAGTGGTGCAGAACGTGGAGCTGCGCCTGGCCCGGCCTGACGACCGCACGCAATGGCTGCGCCTGTCCGCCTGCCAGTTGCCCCAGCCCGAGGGCCATACCCTGCTTAGTGGGCGGCTCGAAGACATAACCCGGGCCAAGGAAATGGATATCAATTCCCAGAAATTCAACACCAAGAAAAACGCTACCCTCGAAATTCTTTCTCACGACCTGACTACCCCCCTGGTACTCATCCAGCAACTCACCGAGCAGCTCACCGAGGAAATGGACGGCGCCCTCACGCCGACCACCCAGCACCTGCTGCACCTGATGGAGCGCACCAGCCGGCAGGGCCTCAACCTTATCCGCGACTTCGTGGACAATGAGTTTCTGGAATCGGCCAACGTGCTGCTGAAGTGGGAACGGGCCGACTTTGTGGCCTGGATGCGCACCACCCTAGAAGAGTACGAGCGCGCCACCCAGCACCTGCACATACTGGTAACCCTGGAGGCACCCGCCGGGCCGCTCTACGCCCGCCTCGACATCAACAAGTTTCAGCAGGTCATCAACAACCTGCTCAGCAACGCCCTCAAGTTTACGCCGGATGGGGGCCGCGTGGAGGTGCGCGTGGAGGACCTGGGCAACAGCCTGCGCGTCATCATCACCGATACGGGCATTGGTATTCCCAGCCAGCTGCAGCCGGTGCTCTTCGATAAGTTCACGCCGGCCCGCCGGCCCGGCCTACGTGGGGAAAAAACCACCGGCCTGGGTATGTCGGTGATTAAGACTATTGTAGAGCTGCACGAGGGTCGAATCTGGCTGGAAAGCACCGAGGGTAAGGGCACCACCTTCACGCTGGAAATACCCGCCCTACCGGCGTAA
- the fabD gene encoding ACP S-malonyltransferase — MKAVIFPGQGSQFSGMGRELYEQHPEARSLMLQANDILGFSLTDIMFTGSDDDLRRTDVTQPAIFLHSVALAAVLPELRPAMVAGHSLGEFSALVAAKVLKFDDALRLVARRAQAMQAACQEQPGTMAAILGLDDETTARICQEISAEGDVVVAANYNCPGQLVVSGSQRGIERACEQLKAAGAKRALPLPVGGAFHSPLMQSAEAALAEAIARTTFSAGICPVYQNVDAAPHTDPDEIRENLVRQLTAPVRWTQSVQRMVQDGATEFVECGPGKVLQGLVKKIAPEAAVSSAAV; from the coding sequence ATGAAAGCAGTTATTTTCCCCGGCCAGGGCAGCCAGTTCAGCGGCATGGGCCGCGAGCTGTACGAGCAGCATCCCGAAGCCCGCAGCCTTATGCTCCAGGCCAACGACATCCTGGGCTTTTCCCTTACCGACATCATGTTCACGGGCTCCGACGACGACCTGCGCCGCACCGACGTCACTCAGCCTGCCATCTTTCTGCACTCCGTGGCCCTGGCCGCCGTGTTGCCCGAGCTGCGGCCCGCTATGGTGGCCGGTCATTCCCTGGGCGAGTTTTCGGCGCTGGTAGCGGCCAAGGTGCTAAAGTTTGACGATGCCCTGCGCCTGGTGGCCCGGCGTGCCCAGGCCATGCAGGCGGCTTGCCAGGAGCAGCCCGGCACCATGGCCGCCATCCTCGGCCTCGACGACGAAACCACGGCCCGCATCTGTCAGGAAATATCGGCCGAAGGCGACGTGGTGGTGGCCGCCAACTACAACTGCCCCGGCCAGCTGGTGGTGTCCGGTTCCCAGCGCGGCATTGAGCGGGCCTGCGAGCAGCTGAAGGCTGCCGGCGCCAAGCGCGCTTTGCCGCTGCCCGTGGGTGGCGCCTTCCACTCCCCGCTGATGCAGTCGGCGGAGGCGGCGCTGGCCGAGGCCATTGCCCGCACTACCTTCTCGGCCGGCATTTGCCCGGTGTACCAGAACGTGGACGCCGCCCCCCACACCGACCCCGATGAAATCCGCGAAAACCTGGTGCGCCAGCTTACCGCCCCCGTCCGCTGGACGCAGAGTGTGCAGCGCATGGTGCAGGACGGCGCCACCGAGTTTGTGGAGTGCGGCCCCGGCAAAGTGCTGCAGGGCCTCGTCAAGAAAATTGCCCCCGAAGCCGCCGTGTCCTCCGCGGCCGTGTAG